In Rhinopithecus roxellana isolate Shanxi Qingling chromosome 16, ASM756505v1, whole genome shotgun sequence, a single genomic region encodes these proteins:
- the LOC104682736 gene encoding L-lactate dehydrogenase B chain produces the protein MATLKEKLIAPVAEEETTVPNNKITVVGVGQVGMACAISILGKSLADELALVDVLEDKLKGEMMDLQHGSLFLQTPKIVADKDYSVTANSKIVVVTAGVRQQEGESRLNLVQRNVNVFKFIIPQIVKYSPDCIIIVVSNPVDILTYVTWKLSGLPKHRVIGSGCNLDSARFRYLMAEKLGIHPSSCHGWILGEHGDSSVAVWSGVNVAGVSLQELNPEMGTDNDSENWKEVHKMVVESAYEVIKLKGYTNWAIGLSVADLIESMLKNLSRIHPVSTMVKGMYGIENEVFLSLPCILNARGLTSVINQKLKDDEVAQLKKSADTLWDIQKDLKDL, from the coding sequence ATGGCAACTCTTAAGGAAAAACTCATTGCACCAGTTGCGGAAGAAGAGACGACAGTCCCAAACAATAAGATCACTGTAGTGGGTGTTGGACAAGTTGGTATGGCGTGTGCTATCAGCATTCTGGGAAAGTCTCTGGCTGATGAACTTGCTCTTGTGGATGTTTTGGAAGATAAGCTTAAAGGAGAAATGATGGATCTGCAGCATGGGAGCTTATTTCTTCAGACGCCTAAAATTGTGGCAGATAAAGATTATTCTGTGACTGCCAATTCTAAGATTGTAGTGGTAACTGCAGGAGTCCGTCAGCAAGAAGGGGAGAGTCGACTCAATCTGGTGCAGAGAAATGTTAATGTCTTCAAATTCATTATTCCTCAGATTGTCAAGTACAGTCCTGATTGCATCATAATTGTGGTTTCCAACCCAGTGGACATTCTTACATATGTTACCTGGAAACTAAGTGGATTACCCAAACACCGCGTGATTGGAAGTGGATGTAATCTGGATTCTGCTAGATTTCGCTACCTTATGGCTGAAAAACTTGGCATTCATCCCAGCAGCTGCCATGGGTGGATTTTGGGGGAACATGGCGACTCAAGTGTGGCTGTGTGGAGTGGCGTGAATGTGGCAGGTGTTTCTCTCCAGGAATTGAATCCAGAAATGGGAACTGACAATGATAGTGAAAATTGGAAGGAAGTGCATAAGATGGTGGTTGAAAGTGCCTATGAAGTCATCAAGCTAAAAGGATATACCAACTGGGCTATTGGATTAAGTGTGGCTGATCTTATTGAATCCATGTTGAAAAATCTATCCAGGATTCATCCCGTGTCAACAATGGTAAAGGGGATGTATGGCATCGAGAATGAAGTCTTCCTGAGCCTTCCGTGTATCCTCAATGCCCGAGGATTAACCAGCGTTATCAACCAGAAGCTAAAGGATGATGAAGTTGCTCAGCTCAAGAAAAGTGCAGATACCCTGTGGGACATCCAGAAGGACTTAAAAGACCTGTGA